In Xanthomonas theicola, a single genomic region encodes these proteins:
- a CDS encoding phosphomannomutase/phosphoglucomutase codes for MSEATQRRPAPDGLRKAVPLLALLAVLATWFGWSGVRQWRDEHSAIALEQARDAAVAQTSQALAAATQRFAAQLRQSGVQSALARGDAATAAQALREGWKDAEDAQVLPGDLGAGYADVDRFGYGRLALLEKALLSDAVASAVVRDGGGPRLGLAAPVALDTGAGVAYLRLPLRVLTAPVAQAEVPASGYLALRQGSYDVIGAGDNGLADHGDALSRPVGATGLRMVAALPDAELGPFGLGALPSLVVAGLLGFLALAVLMAARGRLPRPRRAAVAVRADAEPTLRQSLQHQEPPPRPPPEGEAAPARRVTAQTVPAGIFHAYDIRGVVGRDLSPQVAALIGQAIGAVMQEQGLTDVVVGRDGRLSGPELSAGLIEGLRRAGCHVTDIGLAPTPLVYFASFHLRAGSCLAVTGSHNPPDYNGFKIVVGGQTLSGEAIGDLYARISEGRLPTAAEPGRLEQRDVGDDYIQRIADDVQLDRPLKVVADAGNGAGGELAPRLLQAIGAEVIPLYCDVDGTFPNHHPDPSEPHNLEDLIQTVQRFDADLGIAFDGDADRLGVVSKEGTVIRPDRLLMLFAADVLQRNPGALVIYDVKCTGKLSDYVLRNGGSPMMWKTGHSLIKAKMRETDAELAGEMSGHFFFKERWYGFDDGLYAAARLLEILAQRQESPSAMLAELPDSVSTPEIKLPLDGQDAHALVAQLVAAAQREGSPFDGAQLLTLDGLRADFADGWGLVRASNTTPVLVLRFEADTAAALERIKDLFRRQLQALLPALAPGF; via the coding sequence ATGAGCGAGGCAACACAACGGCGGCCGGCGCCGGATGGTTTGCGCAAGGCGGTGCCGCTGCTGGCGCTGCTGGCCGTGCTGGCCACGTGGTTCGGCTGGAGCGGCGTGCGGCAATGGCGCGACGAGCACAGCGCGATCGCCCTGGAACAGGCGCGCGACGCCGCAGTGGCGCAGACCTCGCAGGCGCTGGCGGCGGCGACCCAGCGCTTCGCCGCGCAGCTGCGGCAGTCCGGGGTGCAGTCCGCCCTGGCGCGCGGCGACGCGGCGACGGCGGCGCAGGCGCTGCGTGAGGGCTGGAAGGATGCGGAAGACGCGCAAGTGCTGCCCGGCGACCTCGGTGCCGGCTATGCCGACGTGGACCGCTTCGGCTACGGCCGCCTGGCGCTGCTGGAAAAGGCGCTGCTGAGCGACGCCGTCGCCAGCGCGGTGGTGCGCGACGGCGGCGGGCCGCGGCTGGGACTGGCGGCGCCGGTGGCGCTGGACACCGGGGCGGGCGTCGCCTATCTGCGCCTGCCGCTGCGCGTCTTGACCGCGCCGGTGGCCCAGGCCGAGGTCCCGGCCAGCGGCTACCTGGCGCTGCGCCAGGGGAGCTACGACGTGATCGGTGCCGGCGACAACGGCCTGGCCGACCATGGCGACGCGCTGTCGCGCCCGGTCGGCGCGACCGGGCTGCGGATGGTCGCGGCGTTGCCCGATGCCGAGCTCGGCCCGTTCGGCCTGGGCGCGCTGCCGAGTCTGGTCGTCGCCGGCCTGCTCGGATTCCTGGCCCTGGCGGTGCTGATGGCCGCGCGCGGGCGCCTGCCGCGGCCGCGCCGCGCCGCGGTCGCCGTGCGCGCCGACGCGGAACCCACCCTGCGGCAGAGCCTGCAACACCAGGAACCGCCGCCGCGGCCGCCGCCGGAGGGCGAGGCCGCGCCGGCCAGACGGGTCACGGCACAGACGGTGCCGGCCGGCATCTTCCACGCTTACGACATCCGCGGCGTGGTCGGGCGCGACCTCAGTCCGCAGGTCGCCGCCCTGATCGGCCAGGCGATCGGCGCGGTGATGCAGGAGCAGGGGCTGACCGACGTGGTGGTCGGCCGCGACGGCCGCCTGTCCGGGCCGGAGCTGTCGGCGGGACTGATCGAGGGCCTGCGCCGCGCCGGCTGCCACGTCACCGACATCGGCCTGGCGCCGACGCCGCTGGTCTACTTCGCCAGCTTCCACCTGCGCGCCGGCAGCTGCTTGGCGGTGACCGGCAGCCACAACCCGCCGGACTACAACGGCTTCAAGATCGTGGTCGGCGGCCAGACGCTGTCCGGCGAGGCGATCGGCGACCTGTACGCGCGGATCAGCGAAGGCCGCCTGCCGACCGCGGCCGAACCGGGACGGCTGGAGCAGCGCGACGTCGGCGACGACTACATCCAGCGCATCGCCGACGACGTACAACTGGACCGCCCATTGAAGGTGGTGGCCGACGCCGGCAACGGCGCCGGCGGCGAACTGGCGCCGCGCTTGCTGCAGGCGATCGGCGCGGAGGTCATCCCGTTGTACTGCGACGTCGACGGCACCTTCCCCAACCATCACCCCGATCCCAGCGAGCCGCACAACCTGGAAGACCTGATCCAGACGGTGCAGCGCTTCGACGCCGACCTGGGCATCGCCTTCGACGGCGATGCCGACCGGCTCGGCGTGGTCAGCAAGGAAGGCACGGTGATCCGCCCCGATCGCCTGCTGATGCTGTTCGCCGCCGACGTGCTGCAGCGCAATCCCGGCGCGCTGGTGATCTACGACGTCAAATGCACCGGCAAACTGTCGGACTACGTGCTGCGCAACGGTGGCAGCCCGATGATGTGGAAGACCGGGCATTCGCTGATCAAGGCGAAGATGCGCGAGACCGACGCGGAACTGGCCGGGGAGATGAGCGGGCACTTCTTCTTCAAGGAGCGCTGGTACGGCTTCGACGACGGCCTGTACGCGGCGGCGCGGCTGCTGGAGATCCTGGCGCAGCGCCAGGAGAGCCCGTCGGCGATGCTGGCCGAGTTGCCCGACAGTGTGTCCACGCCCGAAATCAAGCTGCCCCTGGACGGGCAGGACGCGCATGCGCTGGTCGCGCAGCTGGTCGCTGCCGCGCAGCGGGAAGGCTCGCCGTTCGACGGCGCGCAACTGCTCACCCTCGACGGCCTGCGCGCCGACTTCGCCGATGGCTGGGGCCTGGTGCGCGCGTCCAACACCACGCCGGTGCTGGTGCTGCGGTTCGAGGCCGACACCGCGGCCGCGCTGGAGCGGATCAAGGATCTGTTCCGCCGCCAGTTGCAGGCGCTGCTGCCGGCGCTGGCGCCGGGGTTCTGA
- the dut gene encoding dUTP diphosphatase, whose amino-acid sequence MTTPTPHPLQVKLLDPRFGDSWPLPDYATEASAGLDLRAATEAPLTLEPGDTALIPSGLAIYIADPQLCAVILPRSGLGHRHGIVLGNGTGLIDADYQGPLLISVWNRGREPFSIAPGDRVAQLVVMPVVRVALQVVDTFADSVRGTGGFGHTGVR is encoded by the coding sequence ATGACCACCCCGACGCCACACCCGCTGCAGGTCAAACTGCTCGACCCGCGCTTCGGCGACAGCTGGCCGCTGCCGGACTACGCCACCGAGGCCAGCGCCGGCCTCGACCTGCGCGCGGCCACCGAGGCGCCGCTGACCTTGGAACCGGGGGATACCGCGCTGATTCCCAGCGGGCTGGCCATCTACATCGCCGACCCGCAGCTGTGCGCGGTGATCCTGCCGCGCTCCGGGCTGGGCCATCGGCACGGCATCGTGCTCGGCAACGGCACCGGCCTGATCGACGCCGACTACCAGGGCCCGCTGCTGATCAGCGTCTGGAACCGCGGCCGCGAGCCGTTCAGCATCGCCCCCGGCGACCGCGTCGCGCAGCTGGTCGTGATGCCGGTCGTGCGCGTCGCCCTGCAGGTGGTGGATACTTTCGCCGACAGCGTCAGGGGAACGGGTGGATTCGGCCATACCGGAGTGCGCTGA
- the coaBC gene encoding bifunctional phosphopantothenoylcysteine decarboxylase/phosphopantothenate--cysteine ligase CoaBC: MTGTFEGPLQGRRVLLCVGGGIAAYKTLELVRRLRGAGAEVQVAMTAGAQRFVTPLSFQALSAHPTRTSLWDSAAEQAMGHLELARWADRVVVAPASADLLARLAHGLAGDLVATLCLATTAPLTICPAMNHRMWLHPATQANVATLRQRGASVVGPNDGPLAEGESGPGRLAEPEDIVAALAAGRAAATPVPVVAAPAPGGAGALRGLRLLISAGPTYEDLDPVRYLGNRSSGKMGYALAAAAARQGAAVALVSGPVHLPTPDGVRRIDVRSAAQMREAVLGALPADIYIGTAAVADYTPRQVAAQKLKKSGDVLTLELVRTPDILAEVAAQTQALKLVVGFAAETHDIERYARGKLNDKRLDLIIANQVGVAGNGFESDENAATAYWQEGARNFPAVSKAQLAEQLLALIAERLQA; this comes from the coding sequence GTGACCGGTACTTTCGAGGGCCCCCTGCAGGGGCGGCGTGTGTTGTTGTGCGTGGGCGGCGGGATCGCCGCCTACAAGACGCTGGAGCTGGTGCGGCGCCTGCGCGGCGCCGGCGCCGAGGTGCAGGTGGCGATGACCGCCGGCGCGCAGCGATTCGTGACGCCGCTGAGTTTCCAGGCGCTGTCTGCGCACCCGACCCGCACCAGCCTGTGGGACAGCGCCGCCGAGCAGGCGATGGGCCACCTGGAACTGGCGCGCTGGGCCGACCGCGTGGTGGTGGCGCCGGCCAGCGCCGACCTGCTGGCGCGGCTGGCCCATGGTCTGGCCGGCGATCTGGTGGCCACGCTGTGCCTGGCCACCACCGCGCCGCTGACCATCTGCCCGGCGATGAACCACCGTATGTGGCTGCATCCGGCCACCCAGGCCAATGTCGCCACGCTGCGCCAGCGCGGCGCCAGCGTGGTCGGGCCGAACGACGGCCCGCTGGCCGAGGGCGAGTCCGGGCCCGGGCGCCTGGCCGAGCCGGAGGACATCGTCGCGGCGCTGGCCGCCGGCCGCGCCGCGGCCACGCCTGTGCCCGTGGTGGCGGCGCCCGCGCCGGGCGGCGCCGGCGCGTTGCGCGGCCTGCGCCTGCTGATCAGTGCCGGCCCGACCTACGAAGACCTGGATCCGGTGCGCTACCTCGGCAACCGCAGCAGCGGCAAGATGGGCTACGCCCTGGCCGCCGCCGCCGCGCGGCAGGGCGCCGCGGTGGCGCTGGTCAGCGGCCCGGTGCACCTGCCCACGCCCGACGGCGTGCGCCGCATCGACGTGCGTTCGGCGGCGCAGATGCGCGAAGCGGTGCTCGGTGCGCTGCCGGCCGACATCTACATCGGCACCGCCGCGGTCGCCGATTACACGCCCAGGCAGGTTGCCGCGCAGAAGCTCAAGAAGAGCGGCGACGTGCTGACCCTGGAACTGGTGCGTACCCCGGACATCCTGGCCGAGGTCGCCGCCCAGACCCAGGCACTGAAGCTGGTGGTCGGCTTCGCCGCCGAGACCCACGACATCGAGCGCTACGCGCGTGGCAAACTCAACGACAAGCGCCTGGACCTGATCATCGCCAACCAGGTGGGGGTGGCCGGCAACGGCTTCGAGAGCGACGAGAACGCCGCCACCGCCTACTGGCAGGAGGGCGCGCGGAACTTCCCGGCCGTGTCCAAGGCACAACTGGCCGAACAATTGCTGGCCCTGATCGCGGAGAGACTGCAGGCATGA
- the radC gene encoding RadC family protein: MHISDWPCDERPREKLLSRGARALSDAELLAIFLGSGLPGSDAVRTSRDLLQRHGPLRALLDRTPGDLIGLPGLGPARACKLAAALELGQRHLAADLERGTTLTDQDAAGRYFSQRLRARPHEVFAVLFLDTKHRSLAFEELFQGTLDSAEVYPREVVRRALAHNAAAVIIGHNHPSGNPEPSPADRAVTDRLKQALGLVDVRLLDHFIVGDGLPVSMAARGWA; the protein is encoded by the coding sequence ATGCACATATCCGACTGGCCCTGCGACGAACGCCCCCGGGAAAAGCTGCTGTCGCGCGGCGCCCGGGCCCTCTCCGATGCCGAACTGCTGGCGATCTTCCTCGGCTCCGGCCTGCCCGGCAGCGACGCGGTGCGGACCTCGCGCGACCTGCTGCAGCGGCACGGCCCGCTGCGCGCGCTGCTCGATCGCACCCCCGGCGACCTGATCGGCCTGCCGGGGCTGGGTCCGGCACGGGCGTGCAAGCTGGCGGCCGCGCTGGAGCTGGGCCAACGCCACCTGGCGGCCGACCTGGAACGCGGCACCACCTTGACCGACCAGGACGCGGCAGGCCGCTACTTCTCGCAACGGTTGCGGGCACGGCCGCACGAGGTGTTCGCCGTGCTGTTCCTGGACACCAAGCACCGCTCGCTGGCGTTCGAGGAACTGTTCCAGGGCACTCTCGACAGTGCCGAAGTGTATCCGCGCGAAGTGGTGCGGCGCGCGCTGGCGCACAATGCGGCAGCGGTGATCATCGGCCACAACCACCCGTCCGGGAATCCGGAGCCCTCGCCCGCCGACCGCGCCGTCACCGATCGCCTGAAGCAGGCGCTGGGACTGGTGGACGTGCGCCTGCTGGACCATTTCATCGTCGGCGACGGCTTGCCGGTGTCGATGGCGGCGCGCGGCTGGGCATGA
- the argS gene encoding arginine--tRNA ligase, whose amino-acid sequence MKSQLRALIGQGIEALRANGTLPADTLPSDFVVERPKTREHGDFATNAAMLLAKAARGNPRALAQQLVAALPASDDVTRVEIAGPGFINFHLGPGAYQREVLAVIKQGEDYGRSLVGNGSTVGVEYVSANPTGPLHVGHGRAAAIGDCLARLLEANGWNAKREFYYNDGGGQIENLARSVQARAQGKTPGSPDWPEEGYRGDYIQDVATAYLAGDSVDLEGHLVTGAGDADDLEAIRRFAVAYLRNEQNHDLAAFGVDFDIYFLESSLYRDGKVEEAVQKLVASGHTYEEGGALWLKSTDFGDDKDRVMRKSDGSYTYFVPDVAYHLSKWQRGYVRAITELGADHHGSLARVRAGLQALDLGIPKGWPEYVLHQMVTVMRAGDEVKLSKRAGSYLTLRDLIEEAGRDATRWFLIARKPDSQLIFDIDLARQQSNDNPVFYVQYAHARVCSLLRQAQEKQLDYDQGDGLSQLNRLNEATSLDLMLELSRYPEVVENAGHVLEPHLIAQYLRELATAFHTWYHGTPVLVDDAGERNAKLTLAVAAQRVLANGLNLLGVSAPEKM is encoded by the coding sequence GTGAAATCCCAACTCCGCGCCCTGATCGGTCAAGGCATCGAAGCCTTGCGCGCCAACGGCACCCTGCCAGCCGATACCCTGCCGTCGGACTTCGTGGTCGAACGGCCCAAGACCCGCGAACATGGCGACTTCGCCACCAACGCCGCGATGCTGCTGGCCAAGGCGGCGCGCGGCAATCCGCGCGCGCTGGCCCAGCAGCTGGTCGCCGCGCTGCCGGCCAGCGACGACGTGACCCGGGTCGAGATCGCCGGCCCCGGCTTCATCAACTTCCACCTCGGCCCCGGCGCCTACCAGCGCGAAGTGCTGGCGGTGATCAAACAGGGCGAGGACTACGGCCGCAGCCTGGTCGGCAACGGCAGCACGGTGGGCGTGGAGTACGTGTCGGCCAACCCGACCGGTCCGCTGCACGTGGGCCACGGCCGTGCCGCGGCGATCGGCGACTGCCTGGCGCGGCTGCTCGAGGCCAACGGCTGGAACGCCAAGCGCGAGTTCTACTACAACGACGGCGGCGGACAGATCGAGAATCTGGCGCGCTCGGTGCAGGCACGCGCGCAGGGCAAGACCCCGGGCAGCCCCGATTGGCCCGAGGAAGGCTATCGCGGCGACTACATCCAGGACGTGGCCACTGCCTACCTGGCCGGCGATTCGGTGGACCTGGAAGGCCATCTGGTCACCGGCGCCGGGGATGCGGACGACCTGGAGGCGATCCGCCGCTTCGCCGTGGCCTATCTGCGCAACGAGCAGAATCACGACTTGGCCGCGTTCGGCGTCGATTTCGACATCTACTTCCTGGAAAGCTCGCTGTATCGCGACGGCAAGGTCGAGGAGGCGGTGCAGAAGCTGGTCGCGTCCGGCCACACCTACGAGGAGGGTGGCGCGCTGTGGCTGAAATCGACCGATTTCGGCGACGACAAGGACCGGGTGATGCGCAAGTCCGACGGCAGCTACACCTACTTCGTGCCGGACGTGGCCTATCACCTGAGCAAGTGGCAGCGCGGCTACGTGCGTGCGATCACCGAACTGGGCGCCGACCACCACGGCTCGCTGGCGCGGGTGCGCGCCGGGTTGCAGGCACTGGACCTGGGCATCCCCAAGGGCTGGCCCGAATACGTGCTGCACCAGATGGTCACGGTGATGCGCGCCGGCGACGAAGTGAAACTGTCCAAGCGCGCCGGCAGCTACCTGACCCTGCGCGACCTGATCGAGGAAGCCGGCCGCGACGCCACGCGCTGGTTCCTGATCGCGCGCAAGCCCGATTCGCAGCTGATCTTCGACATCGACCTGGCGCGCCAGCAGAGCAACGACAACCCGGTGTTCTATGTGCAGTACGCGCACGCCCGCGTCTGCAGCTTGCTGCGCCAGGCACAGGAGAAGCAGCTGGACTACGACCAGGGCGACGGGCTGAGCCAGCTGAACCGGCTGAACGAAGCGACCTCGCTGGACCTGATGCTGGAGCTCTCGCGCTACCCGGAAGTGGTGGAGAATGCGGGGCATGTCCTGGAGCCGCACCTGATCGCGCAGTACCTGCGCGAACTGGCGACCGCATTCCACACCTGGTACCACGGCACCCCCGTGCTGGTGGACGATGCGGGCGAACGCAACGCCAAACTGACCCTGGCGGTGGCGGCGCAGCGAGTCCTGGCGAACGGCCTGAACCTCCTGGGCGTTTCTGCCCCGGAAAAGATGTGA